A segment of the Sphingopyxis sp. OAS728 genome:
CGCCGCGCCGCTGTGGAGCACCCCGACTCCGGACTGACCGGAGGCGGGCGAAAGCGTGGCGGCACCCGCCGTCCCCGGAGTCGGGGATGGCGGGCGCGGTGAGCCGTGTCCGTGAGTCGATACCAACGGAAAACTGCGAAAAATTCGGCATTTGTGACGGGTTTGTAACGGTTCGTCGCGTCCCGCCATCGGCTCGCAAAATTTATTTTGACAAATTGTTTTTTATATTCTGATAGGGGGCTCAACGGGTCGAAGTGATCCGCTGCTCGGCGACTCTGAAAGCGCCGAATAACGAGTGGGGGCGAACAGCCCCTCGAACAGGGAGGTCGATGTGATGAAGGCAGGACAAATCCATTCAGCGAAGGCGACGCGGCGCGAACGGTTGCTGCGCGAACTGATGCTGGGCGCGGGCGCGCTCGCCGCATTGGGCAGCGCCGGACAGGCTTATGCGCAGGCCGCGCCCGCAGCGCAGCCGCAGGCGCCTGCTGACGACACGGCCGAAGCGCCGGGCGACGCGATCGTCGTCACCGGCTATCGCAAGTCGATCGAGCAGAGCCTCGAGCAGAAGCGCGAAGCCAATTCGCTGATCGAAGTCATCACCGCCGAGGATATCGGCAAATTCCCCGACAAGAACGTCGCCGACGCGCTGCAGCGTGTCCCCGGCGTGATCATCACGCGTGACGGCGGCGAGGGCAGCCGCGTCAGCATCCGCGGCCTTCAGTCGGACCTCACCCTGACCCTGCTCAACGGCAATTTCATCGCCGGCGCCGACAGCGGCGATCCGTCGCGCTCGTTCAACTATGTCCTGCTGCCGTCGAACTTCATCGCCAGCACCGAAGTCTATAAGTCGGCCGAAGCGCGGCTCGAAGAGGGCGGTGTCGGCGGCACCGTGATCCTCAACACCCGTCGGCCGTTCGACCTGCCGGCCTGGTCGGGCTTCGTTTCGGCCGAGGGCACCTATTCGGACACGACCAAGAAATTCGACCCGCAGATCGCCGGGCAGATTTCGTGGAAAGACCCCGAAGAACGCCTCGGCTTCCTGATCGGCGCGACCTATCAGGAGCGCGCGAACCGCGAACTGCGCGGCTCGACCGAAACCTGGCGCTGGTGGAGCGACCGCGACGCGAACGGTGACATCATTACGCCGGCGACCGACGTCAACGGTAATCCGTTCGAAAATGACGATGCGATTTCCTATTGGCCCGGCACCGGCGTGACCGGGCAGGATGGCAAGCATTATTCGGGCTATTGGGCGCCGCAGTCGGTCAACGCCGAAGTCTTCTCGCAGCAGCGCAAGCGCCTCGGCATCCAGGCGACCGCGCAGATGCGCCCGATCGAAAATCTGACCGTCACGGCCAATTATTTCCGCTTCGACTACAAGAGCAACTGGCAGAGCAATGTGCTGAAGATCCCCGAATGGGGCTATGGCAATTTCTTCACCGCGCCGACCTTTGACGAGAGCGGCACGATCTTCCAGTCGGCGACCTTCCAGGTGCCCGCCGCGGGAACCGGCTGTCTTGCGCGGCCGACGCCTTGCACGATGGAAACGCCGCAGATCGCGGGTTCGTACAGCCGCGAAAAGCAGGTTTCGAACACGTTCGAGACCGAAGTCGCCTGGAACCAGGATAATTTCGACGCGGTGCTGAAGTTCGGCAAGACGAAGGCGACCGGCGGTCCGTCGATGCGCTTCGGCGTCGCCGCGAAACCGCGCCTGACCGTCACCGGACAGGAGCAGAACGGCAACTTCCTCAGCATGTGGGATTTCACCGGCGGCAATCTCAACATGGAATTCTCGCCCGAGCTGCAGGAGAATATCAAGAACGGCATCGCGCAGATCGACGTCGGCTCGACGGGGTCGGGCTTTA
Coding sequences within it:
- a CDS encoding TonB-dependent receptor, producing MKAGQIHSAKATRRERLLRELMLGAGALAALGSAGQAYAQAAPAAQPQAPADDTAEAPGDAIVVTGYRKSIEQSLEQKREANSLIEVITAEDIGKFPDKNVADALQRVPGVIITRDGGEGSRVSIRGLQSDLTLTLLNGNFIAGADSGDPSRSFNYVLLPSNFIASTEVYKSAEARLEEGGVGGTVILNTRRPFDLPAWSGFVSAEGTYSDTTKKFDPQIAGQISWKDPEERLGFLIGATYQERANRELRGSTETWRWWSDRDANGDIITPATDVNGNPFENDDAISYWPGTGVTGQDGKHYSGYWAPQSVNAEVFSQQRKRLGIQATAQMRPIENLTVTANYFRFDYKSNWQSNVLKIPEWGYGNFFTAPTFDESGTIFQSATFQVPAAGTGCLARPTPCTMETPQIAGSYSREKQVSNTFETEVAWNQDNFDAVLKFGKTKATGGPSMRFGVAAKPRLTVTGQEQNGNFLSMWDFTGGNLNMEFSPELQENIKNGIAQIDVGSTGSGFTNSAISQRYAQLDLVRRFDGLLSAFRVGGKWREMSIHRETGRNEWYADPATKRRYQDTPEGAIARPEYFYDTPIGNIGGGFNANLFPGINFSNYLDYINKTYGPSVRVPEPNNTYDLKEKVFAGYVQADFETGPLRGNIGVRVAHTKQSGLTSDRLQFLNDYCVDGPGGPLDPNVPLGPDGNCQVRPLSEREVIVNTQVDQSKSYTDWLPSLNVVYEVTPDIVVRGAVAKVISRPSFNDLGSQRSLTYRSEAYAFDRGQFGEFEGWSGSGGNADLQPFSAWQYDLGVEWYFKRGSVLGVGLFRKDVSDFVVPLVLDVTREVNGEQVLIQPYSTVANGSNAKSQGVELYAQHTFDFGLGAQVNFTYNDTSVAEITLDGEAVGKSALVGSAKTQVNASVFYETDKFLVRASYNRRGEVVGGLSSGLNVYTDPYEQVDINASYELMDGLMLTASVINLTKSEERQHLGNDTKDRFVRSNYFGRRAYVGVSYKF